The Desulfopila inferna DNA window CTCCTGGATGGAAAGGCTTGCGGGGCCGATGGAAGGGTTCGGGGGCCAGGCCTAGCCGCCGCCGATGGCGTGGACGATCTCCACGCGGTCGCCATCCTTGAGCGCGGTGCTGGCGTGCTGGCTGCGCGGCACGATATCCAGGTTCAGCTCGACGGCCACGCGGCGGCCG harbors:
- the thiS gene encoding sulfur carrier protein ThiS, translated to MQIQLNGEPFELPDAQSVADLLARLELGGRRVAVELNLDIVPRSQHASTALKDGDRVEIVHAIGGG